One window of Quercus robur chromosome 5, dhQueRobu3.1, whole genome shotgun sequence genomic DNA carries:
- the LOC126728180 gene encoding uncharacterized protein LOC126728180 — translation MEAYRPFKQNDLFLSLKRYLTMVAQPVFVAEEWVRNASNEANAEALSRADVEKSLEALKQEKVELFKKLKEADKARLSTETGLKTVERQLVIDLKVELQKAKEAGQLAKEATEAEKQASYLLGMEEMQVRLAEELLEVCRDYYNVTWDKALSVARVPVDSGAEGDKDKGKEKEKKPSSEAKNATKDKEAAAKVKEAEAKTKEADPKAKDAPTSQSRQKEDPPAPKAKA, via the exons ATGGAGGCTTACAGGCCCTTCAAGCAAAACGATCTCTTCCTATCTCTAAAAAGGTACCTCACTATG GTTGCTCAACCAGTTTTTGTGGCCGAGGAGTGGGTTCGCAATGCCAGTAATGAGGCCAACGCTGAGGCCCTCTCCCGTGCCGATGTTGAGAAGTCCTTGGAGGCCCTCAAACAAGAAAAGGTAGAGTTGTTCAAGAAGCTGAAGGAAGCGGACAAGGCTCGCCTGAGTACCGAAACAGGTTTAAAGACCGTGGAGAG GCAGTTGGTCATAGATCTTAAGGTTGAGTTGCAAAAGGCCAAGGAGGCGGGTCAACTAGCCAAGGAAGCAACCGAGGCTGAGAAGCAAGCATCCTATCTACTCGGCATGGAGGAAATGCAAGTTAGGCTAGCTGAGGAGCTTTTAGAGGTATGCAGGGATTACTACAATGTGACATGGGATAAGGCTCTTAGTGTTGCAAGAGTCCCTGTAGACTCT GGGGCTGAGGGGGACAAAGACAAGGGTaaggaaaaggagaaaaagcCCTCCTCAGAAGCCAAGAACGCTACCAAGGACAAGGAAGCTGCAGCTAAGGTGAAGGAAGCAGAGGCCAAGACTAAAGAAGCTGATCCTAAGGCCAAGGACGCTCCTACTTCTCAGTCGAGGCAGAAAGAAGACCCTCCTGCTCCCAAGGCCAAGGCTTAG
- the LOC126728181 gene encoding probable protein phosphatase 2C 55: MIIKRRRLDGELEATTVLRERGPAKMKMSCGALYLPKDDEDKPLGEDAHFICAEKQTIGVADGVGGWAKKGVDAGEYARQLMKNAEIASQKEPNGEVQLKRVLGTAFLNTEAQGSSTACIVTLKQDYYLHAICVGDSGFMIFRDKKFVYKSPIQQRCFNCPRQLGNSNKSDKPCSAIEIKVGVVPGDIIVLGTDGLLNNMFPAEIEDVIKKTTLEEGVNPEKLALTIADLALYNSFDRFFYSPYARAARKAGKEHSGGKIDDITVIVAHILPYV; the protein is encoded by the coding sequence ATGATCATCAAGAGAAGAAGACTTGACGGAGAACTGGAAGCAACTACTGTGTTGCGTGAACGAGGCCCGGCCAAGATGAAGATGAGTTGTGGAGCGTTATACTTACCCAAAGACGACGAGGATAAGCCATTGGGCGAAGATGCACACTTCATCTGTGCAGAGAAGCAGACCATTGGTGTCGCTGATGGTGTGGGCGGCTGGGCCAAAAAAGGCGTGGACGCCGGAGAATACGCACGTCAACTCATGAAAAACGCTGAGATCGCCAGCCAAAAAGAACCCAATGGAGAAGTGCAACTAAAAAGGGTTTTGGGAACGGCTTTCTTGAACACCGAGGCTCAGGGTTCATCCACGGCTTGCATTGTGACTCTCAAGCAGGATTATTATCTACATGCTATTTGTGTCGGTGACAGTGGGTTTATGATATTCAGGGACAAGAAGTTTGTGTACAAATCGCCCATACAACAACGTTGTTTTAATTGTCCGCGTCAGTTGGGAAATAGCAATAAAAGTGATAAGCCATGTTCGGCTATTGAAATAAAAGTAGGGGTTGTACCAGGAGATATCATAGTTCTCGGCACCGATGGGCTTTTAAATAATATGTTCCCTGCGGAAATCGAGGATGTTATCAAGAAAACAACTTTAGAAGAAGGTGTAAATCCAGAGAAGTTGGCTTTGACTATTGCAGATTTGGCATTGTATAACTCGTTCGATAGATTTTTCTATAGCCCATATGCAAGAGCCGCTCGAAAAGCAGGAAAGGAGCACAGCGGAGGAAAGATTGATGATATTACTGTCATTGTTGCCCATATTTTGCCATATGTCTAA